In Populus alba chromosome 9, ASM523922v2, whole genome shotgun sequence, a genomic segment contains:
- the LOC118053734 gene encoding dof zinc finger protein DOF2.2 isoform X2: MVFSSVPVYLDPPSWQQQQPSQQLGACDESPQLPPLPPPPHVGGSGTAGSIRPGSMSDRARLAKIPQPEAALKCPRCESTNTKFCYFNNYSLSQPRHFCKTCRRYWTRGGALRSVPVGGGCRRNKKTKSQSSSKSPVSSERQMGSTSSTSSSALPSQIIGHFPQQQTQFPFVTSLHNLTQFGVGNIGLNFGGIQGQMGSTSGASGQAGMEFQMGSGSGMSSSSLFSAGGVQQFPFFEPPPAGLYPFQSEGADQAPAGIPGESSQLRSMASSSRVSQLAPVKSEGNQGLNLSKPYLGIPENNNQYYWGGNTWTDLSGLNSSSTSHFL; the protein is encoded by the exons ATGGTGTTCTCTTCAGTTCCAGTCTATTTAGATCCTCCCAGCTGGCAGCAG cagcaaccaAGCCAGCAACTTGGAGCATGCGATGAAAGTCCACAGCTTCCGCCTCTTCCTCCGCCACCTCATGTTGGTGGTAGTGGCACTGCTGGCTCAATTAGACCTGGTTCGATGTCTGATCGAGCTCGGTTGGCCAAGATACCTCAGCCAGAGGCAGCTCTAAAGTGCCCAAGGTGTGAATCTACAAACACCAAATTTTGTTACTTCAATAACTATAGCCTCTCTCAGCCCCGCCACTTTTGCAAAACCTGTCGGCGATACTGGACTAGAGGTGGTGCCCTTAGAAGTGTTCCTGTGGGAGGTGGATGCCGTAGAAACAAGAAAACCAAAAGCCAAAGTAGCTCCAAGTCCCCAGTTTCCAGTGAAAGGCAAATGGGTTCAACTTCCAGTACTTCCTCAAGTGCACTTCCATCGCAGATTATTGGTCATTTTCCTCAGCAACAAACTCAGTTTCCCTTCGTGACCTCTCTACATAATCTGACTCAATTTGGTGTGGGAAACATCGGATTAAACTTTGGTGGAATTCAGGGACAAATGGGATCAACAAGTGGTGCTAGTGGACAGGCTGGCATGGAATTTCAAATGGGAAGCGGTTCAGGAATGAGTAGCAGTTCCCTTTTTTCAGCTGGAGGAGTGCAACAATTTCCTTTCTTTGAGCCTCCACCCGCAGGTTTATATCCGTTTCAAAGTGAAGGCGCTGATCAAGCACCGGCTGGCATTCCTGGGGAAAGCAGCCAGCTTCGATCTATGGCTTCGAGCTCTAGGGTTTCTCAGTTAGCTCCAGTGAAGTCAGAAGGAAACCAAGGGTTAAATTTATCGAAGCCATATCTGGGTATCCCAGAAAATAATAATCAGTACTACTGGGGTGGAAATACCTGGACAGATTTATCCGGTCTCAACTCTTCTTCCACCAGCCATTTCTTATGA
- the LOC118053732 gene encoding uncharacterized protein isoform X2, producing the protein MQQIQDQRKKKVLVSCFKQIGRCTVSCILVLLTQFALTLVLHFFPASSLLVQLTLSVVVLVFVLGLGRWCRRIVGVYASAPALVFFNLIFVWAVYIFIVRQAIPYFISIVFNIEVTLLILGVCSILSSDPGLVTHGSSDANKLIETKAFGVEAHNEGSALLKRVRYCKSCKAYIKGFDHHCPAFGNCIGQNNYVLFMILLAGFLTTEASYIVCLSQFSRGSQILGGTWFEGVFFTWHLYCICFNIRTDEWINWKKYPEFQFVIQSQPGESFTRVMFKNPYDNDYLQNVKEFLSINC; encoded by the exons ATGCAACAAATTCAggatcaaagaaagaagaaggtgTTAGTAAGTTGCTTCAAACAAATTGGGCGATGTACAGTTTCGTGCATATTGGTTTTGCTAACTCAATTTGCTCTGACTTTAGTCCTCCACTTCTTCCCTGCTTCCTCTCTACTCGTCCAACTGACACTCTCAG TTGTGGTGCTAGTGTTTGTTTTGGGATTAGGGAGATGGTGCAGGCGGATTGTTGGAGTGTATGCATCCGCTCCAGCTCTCGTTTTCTTTAATCTAATCTTTGTTTGGGCTGTCTATATCTTCATTGTCAGACAAG CCATTCCATATTTCATCAGTATTGTGTTCAACATAGAGGTTACCCTGCTCATTCTTGGTGTATGTAg TATCCTATCAAGTGATCCTGGTTTGGTAACTCATGGATCTTCAGATGCGAACAAGCTCATTGAAACTAAAGCTTTTGGAGTTGAAGCTCATAATGAG GGTTCTGCTCTGCTCAAGAGGGTGAGGTATTGTAAGAGTTGCAAAGCATATATAAAAGGATTTGATCACCATTGTCCTGCTTTTGGTAACTGTATAG GACAGAATAATTATGTCCTCTTCATGATTCTTCTAGCTGGATTCCTTACCACCGAAGCTTCTTACATTGTTTGCTTGTCCCAGT TTTCCAGAGGATCCCAGATTCTAGGTGGAACTTGGTTTGAG GGGGTGTTCTTCACATGGCATCTGTATTGTATATGCTTCAACATCAGGACTGACGAATGG ATAAACTGGAAGAAATACCCAGAGTTTCAATTTGTCATTCAATCCCAACCAG GGGAAAGCTTTACTAGGGTTATGTTCAAAAATCCATATGATAATGACTATCTTCAAAATGTGAAGGAGTTTTTATCAATAAACTGCTGA
- the LOC118053735 gene encoding uncharacterized protein translates to MGRKIGGLFFNPKKRRIAAKPCMQEMISFLSCLSQNQMNDERCLHSKELLKTCLDDETAKSKKKGGSMNYHLQRLNKKMK, encoded by the exons ATGGGTCGAAAAATTggtggattattttttaacccaaaGAAACGTAGAATTGCCGCGAAACCTTGCATGCAGGAGATGATATCATTTCTGAGTTGCTTGTCACAAAACCAGATGAATGATGAAAGATGTCTTCACAGCAAGGAACTTTTGAAAACCTGTTTGGATGATGAG ACTGcgaaaagcaaaaagaaagggGGGAGCATGAATTACCACTTACAGAGGCTTAACAAGAAAATGAAGTAA
- the LOC118053734 gene encoding dof zinc finger protein DOF2.2 isoform X1 has product MVFSSVPVYLDPPSWQQQQQPSQQLGACDESPQLPPLPPPPHVGGSGTAGSIRPGSMSDRARLAKIPQPEAALKCPRCESTNTKFCYFNNYSLSQPRHFCKTCRRYWTRGGALRSVPVGGGCRRNKKTKSQSSSKSPVSSERQMGSTSSTSSSALPSQIIGHFPQQQTQFPFVTSLHNLTQFGVGNIGLNFGGIQGQMGSTSGASGQAGMEFQMGSGSGMSSSSLFSAGGVQQFPFFEPPPAGLYPFQSEGADQAPAGIPGESSQLRSMASSSRVSQLAPVKSEGNQGLNLSKPYLGIPENNNQYYWGGNTWTDLSGLNSSSTSHFL; this is encoded by the exons ATGGTGTTCTCTTCAGTTCCAGTCTATTTAGATCCTCCCAGCTGGCAGCAG cagcagcaaccaAGCCAGCAACTTGGAGCATGCGATGAAAGTCCACAGCTTCCGCCTCTTCCTCCGCCACCTCATGTTGGTGGTAGTGGCACTGCTGGCTCAATTAGACCTGGTTCGATGTCTGATCGAGCTCGGTTGGCCAAGATACCTCAGCCAGAGGCAGCTCTAAAGTGCCCAAGGTGTGAATCTACAAACACCAAATTTTGTTACTTCAATAACTATAGCCTCTCTCAGCCCCGCCACTTTTGCAAAACCTGTCGGCGATACTGGACTAGAGGTGGTGCCCTTAGAAGTGTTCCTGTGGGAGGTGGATGCCGTAGAAACAAGAAAACCAAAAGCCAAAGTAGCTCCAAGTCCCCAGTTTCCAGTGAAAGGCAAATGGGTTCAACTTCCAGTACTTCCTCAAGTGCACTTCCATCGCAGATTATTGGTCATTTTCCTCAGCAACAAACTCAGTTTCCCTTCGTGACCTCTCTACATAATCTGACTCAATTTGGTGTGGGAAACATCGGATTAAACTTTGGTGGAATTCAGGGACAAATGGGATCAACAAGTGGTGCTAGTGGACAGGCTGGCATGGAATTTCAAATGGGAAGCGGTTCAGGAATGAGTAGCAGTTCCCTTTTTTCAGCTGGAGGAGTGCAACAATTTCCTTTCTTTGAGCCTCCACCCGCAGGTTTATATCCGTTTCAAAGTGAAGGCGCTGATCAAGCACCGGCTGGCATTCCTGGGGAAAGCAGCCAGCTTCGATCTATGGCTTCGAGCTCTAGGGTTTCTCAGTTAGCTCCAGTGAAGTCAGAAGGAAACCAAGGGTTAAATTTATCGAAGCCATATCTGGGTATCCCAGAAAATAATAATCAGTACTACTGGGGTGGAAATACCTGGACAGATTTATCCGGTCTCAACTCTTCTTCCACCAGCCATTTCTTATGA
- the LOC118053733 gene encoding U-box domain-containing protein 13: MEEENGGLVVQSLIETVNEIASISDYRCAVKKQYCNLARRLKLLTPMLEEIRDSKDSIIPQQTLKALVSLKQALDSAKDLLKFGREGSKIYMVLEREQIMNKYHEVTAKLEQALSGISYESLDISDEVKEQVELVLSQFRRAKGRADDTDVELYEDLLSLYNKTDDSAKDLAVLRRLSEKLQLLGIADLTQESLALHEMVAATGGDPGENIEKMSMLLKKIKDFVQTENPNLDAPAREKNLPPSGSGQAFADGSHKTPVIPDDFRCPISLELMKDPVIVSTGQTYERYCIEKWLEAGHDTCPKTLQKLTSAALTPNYVLRSLIAQWCEANGIEPPKRPSSSGSNKTISTCSPAERTKTEILLHKLASGSLEDQRSAAGEIRLLAKRNADNRVAIAEAGAIPLLVGLLSTSDCRTQEHAITALLNLSICEENKGSIVSAGAVPGIVHVLKKGSMEARENAAATLFSLSVVDENKVTIGSLGAIPPLVTLLSEGTQRGKKDAATALFNLCIYQGNKGKAVRAGVVPTLMRLLTETGGGMIDEALAILAILASHPEGKAIIGAAEAIPVLVEVIRNGSPRNRENAAAVLVHLCSGDQKHLVEAQEHGVMGPLVDLAQNGTDRGKRKAQQLLERISRFVEQQKHTQAQIEAHIQQPQPPTMANSGDS; encoded by the exons ATGGAGGAGGAGAACGGAGGACTGGTAGTTCAAAGTTTGATAGAGACAGTGAACGAGATAGCTTCGATCTCAGATTACAGATGCGCGGTCAAGAAGCAGTATTGCAATCTAGCTAGGAGGTTGAAGTTATTGACACCAATGTTGGAAGAGATTAGAGACAGCAAAGACTCCATCATCCCTCAACAAACTCTCAAAGCTCTTGTTTCGCTCAAACAAGCTTTGGATTCCGCTAAAGATTTGCTTAAATTTGGTAGAGAAGGAAGCAAGATTTACATG GTCCTAGAGAGGGaacaaattatgaataaatACCATGAGGTGACAGCTAAATTGGAGCAAGCTCTAAGTGGAATTTCCTACGAAAGCCTTGACATATCTGATGAAGTTAAGGAACAG GTTGAGCTTGTCCTTTCTCAATTTAGAAGAGCCAAAGGAAGGGCCGATGATACTGATGTTGAGCTGTATGAAGATCTCTTGTCCCTTTACAACAAGACTGACGATTCAGCAAAAGATCTAGCTGTCCTAAGAAGGTTGTCTGAGAAATTACAGTTGTTGGGAATAGCTGACCTTACACAAGAGTCTCTAGCTTTGCATGAGATGGTTGCTGCCACTGGTGGAGATCCCGGGGAGAACATTGAGAAGATGTCAATGCTtctgaagaaaattaaagattttgtgCAAACAGAAAACCCAAACTTGGATGCTCCAGCAAGGGAAAAGAATCTTCCCCCAAGTGGCAGTGGACAAGCTTTTGCTGATGGAAGTCACAAGACACCAGTTATACCAGATGATTTCCGCTGTCCAATATCCCTGGAATTGATGAAGGATCCTGTCATTGTTTCAACAGGGCAG ACCTATGAACGATACTGCATTGAGAAATGGCTGGAAGCAGGGCATGACACATGTCCAAAGACACTACAGAAACTCACCAGTGCTGCTCTGACACCCAACTATGTTCTACGCAGCCTCATAGCCCAGTGGTGTGAAGCCAATGGCATTGAGCCACCAAAAAGACCCAGCAGTTCTGGGTCAAATAAAACTATATCTACTTGCTCACCTGCTGAGCGTACAAAGACTGAAATTCTCCTTCACAAGCTTGCATCTGGCAGCCTTGAAGACCAGCGGTCTGCTGCTGGTGAGATCCGTCTTCTTGCCAAGCGAAATGCTGATAATCGTGTGGCTATTGCTGAAGCTGGTGCTATCCCTCTCCTTGTAGGCCTCCTCTCAACTTCTGACTGTCGCACCCAAGAGCATGCAATTACAGCGCTTCTTAACCTCTCCATATGcgaagaaaacaaaggaagCATTGTTTCAGCTGGGGCAGTTCCTGGTATAGTGCATGTGCTCAAGAAGGGCAGTATGGAAGCTCGAGAAAATGCTGCAGCCACCCTTTTCAGCCTTTCAGTTGTGGATGAAAATAAGGTTACAATTGGTTCTTTGGGGGCCATCCCTCCACTGGTGACTCTTCTAAGTGAAGGAACACAAAGGGGGAAGAAGGATGCGGCCACTGCACTTTTCAACTTGTGCATTTATCAGGGGAACAAGGGAAAGGCAGTGAGGGCAGGAGTTGTGCCCACATTGATGCGTCTATTGACGGAAACAGGTGGTGGAATGATTGATGAGGCGTTGGCTATACTAGCAATACTGGCTAGCCACCCTGAAGGGAAGGCAATCATTGGAGCTGCGGAGGCTATCCCGGTTTTGGTGGAAGTTATCAGGAATGGGTCACCCAGGAACAGAGAGAATGCAGCAGCAGTGTTGGTGCATCTTTGTTCTGGAGACCAAAAACATCTGGTAGAGGCACAAGAGCATGGAGTGATGGGGCCGCTGGTGGATTTGGCACAAAATGGCACGGACCGGGGAAAGAGGAAGGCTCAACAGTTGCTTGAGCGTATAAGCAGATTCGTTGAGCAACAAAAGCACACTCAGGCACAAATCGAGGCTCACATCCAGCAGCCTCAGCCACCCACCATGGCTAATTCTGGTGATAGCTGA
- the LOC118053732 gene encoding uncharacterized protein isoform X3: MQQIQDQRKKKVLVSCFKQIGRCTVSCILVLLTQFALTLVLHFFPASSLLVQLTLSVVVLVFVLGLGRWCRRIVGVYASAPALVFFNLIFVWAVYIFIVRQAIPYFISIVFNIEVTLLILGVCSILSSDPGLVTHGSSDANKLIETKAFGVEAHNEGSALLKRVRYCKSCKAYIKGFDHHCPAFGNCIGQNNYVLFMILLAGFLTTEASYIVCLSQFSRGSQILGGTWFETDLAGSLVVSTMLFSLLQVIWGCSSHGICIVYASTSGLTNG, translated from the exons ATGCAACAAATTCAggatcaaagaaagaagaaggtgTTAGTAAGTTGCTTCAAACAAATTGGGCGATGTACAGTTTCGTGCATATTGGTTTTGCTAACTCAATTTGCTCTGACTTTAGTCCTCCACTTCTTCCCTGCTTCCTCTCTACTCGTCCAACTGACACTCTCAG TTGTGGTGCTAGTGTTTGTTTTGGGATTAGGGAGATGGTGCAGGCGGATTGTTGGAGTGTATGCATCCGCTCCAGCTCTCGTTTTCTTTAATCTAATCTTTGTTTGGGCTGTCTATATCTTCATTGTCAGACAAG CCATTCCATATTTCATCAGTATTGTGTTCAACATAGAGGTTACCCTGCTCATTCTTGGTGTATGTAg TATCCTATCAAGTGATCCTGGTTTGGTAACTCATGGATCTTCAGATGCGAACAAGCTCATTGAAACTAAAGCTTTTGGAGTTGAAGCTCATAATGAG GGTTCTGCTCTGCTCAAGAGGGTGAGGTATTGTAAGAGTTGCAAAGCATATATAAAAGGATTTGATCACCATTGTCCTGCTTTTGGTAACTGTATAG GACAGAATAATTATGTCCTCTTCATGATTCTTCTAGCTGGATTCCTTACCACCGAAGCTTCTTACATTGTTTGCTTGTCCCAGT TTTCCAGAGGATCCCAGATTCTAGGTGGAACTTGGTTTGAG ACTGATCTAGCTGGCAGCTTGGTTGTTAGCACAATGTTATTCTCTCTTCTCCAAGTGATATG GGGGTGTTCTTCACATGGCATCTGTATTGTATATGCTTCAACATCAGGACTGACGAATGG ATAA
- the LOC118053734 gene encoding dof zinc finger protein DOF2.2 isoform X3, with translation MVFSSVPVYLDPPSWQQQPLKFLILQQQQPSQQLGACDESPQLPPLPPPPHVGGSGTAGSIRPGSMSDRARLAKIPQPEAALKCPRCESTNTKFCYFNNYSLSQPRHFCKTCRRYWTRGGALRSVPVGGGCRRNKKTKSQSSSKSPVSSERQMGSTSSTSSSALPSQIIGHFPQQQTQFPFVTSLHNLTQFGVGNIGLNFGGIQGQMGSTSGASGQAGMEFQMGSGSGMSSSSLFSAGGVQQFPFFEPPPAGLYPFQSEGADQAPAGIPGESSQLRSMASSSRVSQLAPVKSEGNQGLNLSKPYLGIPENNNQYYWGGNTWTDLSGLNSSSTSHFL, from the exons ATGGTGTTCTCTTCAGTTCCAGTCTATTTAGATCCTCCCAGCTGGCAGCAG CAAcctctaaaatttttaatcttgcagcagcagcaaccaAGCCAGCAACTTGGAGCATGCGATGAAAGTCCACAGCTTCCGCCTCTTCCTCCGCCACCTCATGTTGGTGGTAGTGGCACTGCTGGCTCAATTAGACCTGGTTCGATGTCTGATCGAGCTCGGTTGGCCAAGATACCTCAGCCAGAGGCAGCTCTAAAGTGCCCAAGGTGTGAATCTACAAACACCAAATTTTGTTACTTCAATAACTATAGCCTCTCTCAGCCCCGCCACTTTTGCAAAACCTGTCGGCGATACTGGACTAGAGGTGGTGCCCTTAGAAGTGTTCCTGTGGGAGGTGGATGCCGTAGAAACAAGAAAACCAAAAGCCAAAGTAGCTCCAAGTCCCCAGTTTCCAGTGAAAGGCAAATGGGTTCAACTTCCAGTACTTCCTCAAGTGCACTTCCATCGCAGATTATTGGTCATTTTCCTCAGCAACAAACTCAGTTTCCCTTCGTGACCTCTCTACATAATCTGACTCAATTTGGTGTGGGAAACATCGGATTAAACTTTGGTGGAATTCAGGGACAAATGGGATCAACAAGTGGTGCTAGTGGACAGGCTGGCATGGAATTTCAAATGGGAAGCGGTTCAGGAATGAGTAGCAGTTCCCTTTTTTCAGCTGGAGGAGTGCAACAATTTCCTTTCTTTGAGCCTCCACCCGCAGGTTTATATCCGTTTCAAAGTGAAGGCGCTGATCAAGCACCGGCTGGCATTCCTGGGGAAAGCAGCCAGCTTCGATCTATGGCTTCGAGCTCTAGGGTTTCTCAGTTAGCTCCAGTGAAGTCAGAAGGAAACCAAGGGTTAAATTTATCGAAGCCATATCTGGGTATCCCAGAAAATAATAATCAGTACTACTGGGGTGGAAATACCTGGACAGATTTATCCGGTCTCAACTCTTCTTCCACCAGCCATTTCTTATGA
- the LOC118053732 gene encoding uncharacterized protein isoform X1 gives MQQIQDQRKKKVLVSCFKQIGRCTVSCILVLLTQFALTLVLHFFPASSLLVQLTLSVVVLVFVLGLGRWCRRIVGVYASAPALVFFNLIFVWAVYIFIVRQAIPYFISIVFNIEVTLLILGVCSILSSDPGLVTHGSSDANKLIETKAFGVEAHNEGSALLKRVRYCKSCKAYIKGFDHHCPAFGNCIGQNNYVLFMILLAGFLTTEASYIVCLSQFSRGSQILGGTWFETDLAGSLVVSTMLFSLLQVIWQGVFFTWHLYCICFNIRTDEWINWKKYPEFQFVIQSQPGESFTRVMFKNPYDNDYLQNVKEFLSINC, from the exons ATGCAACAAATTCAggatcaaagaaagaagaaggtgTTAGTAAGTTGCTTCAAACAAATTGGGCGATGTACAGTTTCGTGCATATTGGTTTTGCTAACTCAATTTGCTCTGACTTTAGTCCTCCACTTCTTCCCTGCTTCCTCTCTACTCGTCCAACTGACACTCTCAG TTGTGGTGCTAGTGTTTGTTTTGGGATTAGGGAGATGGTGCAGGCGGATTGTTGGAGTGTATGCATCCGCTCCAGCTCTCGTTTTCTTTAATCTAATCTTTGTTTGGGCTGTCTATATCTTCATTGTCAGACAAG CCATTCCATATTTCATCAGTATTGTGTTCAACATAGAGGTTACCCTGCTCATTCTTGGTGTATGTAg TATCCTATCAAGTGATCCTGGTTTGGTAACTCATGGATCTTCAGATGCGAACAAGCTCATTGAAACTAAAGCTTTTGGAGTTGAAGCTCATAATGAG GGTTCTGCTCTGCTCAAGAGGGTGAGGTATTGTAAGAGTTGCAAAGCATATATAAAAGGATTTGATCACCATTGTCCTGCTTTTGGTAACTGTATAG GACAGAATAATTATGTCCTCTTCATGATTCTTCTAGCTGGATTCCTTACCACCGAAGCTTCTTACATTGTTTGCTTGTCCCAGT TTTCCAGAGGATCCCAGATTCTAGGTGGAACTTGGTTTGAG ACTGATCTAGCTGGCAGCTTGGTTGTTAGCACAATGTTATTCTCTCTTCTCCAAGTGATATGGCAG GGGGTGTTCTTCACATGGCATCTGTATTGTATATGCTTCAACATCAGGACTGACGAATGG ATAAACTGGAAGAAATACCCAGAGTTTCAATTTGTCATTCAATCCCAACCAG GGGAAAGCTTTACTAGGGTTATGTTCAAAAATCCATATGATAATGACTATCTTCAAAATGTGAAGGAGTTTTTATCAATAAACTGCTGA